A section of the Alkalispirochaeta americana genome encodes:
- a CDS encoding FAD binding domain-containing protein — MSGRTGRTTPPALPGVHVPTSLSEALQILRREPNLPIWAGATWWMDKGLSASSLLSLQALPELKRVVRSDLRVDIGAAVPVARLREAGHRYLPELLMTTLDRQGPPPVRNMATLGGAISLPEGILPVSLVLQLLDARVELRRAGSSRWSAINAMHRIPGEILTRIRIPLKHRTHWMLHQFGNAYPLTSPSMTVAATARVDKNGLAGLHCGLLIRGTHLIRLREAEAELVGRQLPLTERDQRILLSALREQASYIREMDDLGRWRAISTLKQFLRRLG, encoded by the coding sequence ATGAGTGGCCGGACAGGAAGAACAACCCCTCCGGCCCTGCCGGGAGTCCATGTCCCCACCTCCCTGAGCGAGGCCCTGCAGATTCTCCGGCGGGAACCAAACCTTCCCATCTGGGCAGGAGCAACCTGGTGGATGGACAAGGGACTCAGCGCCTCGTCGCTTCTCTCGCTCCAGGCCCTGCCGGAGCTGAAACGTGTGGTTCGGAGCGATCTCCGCGTCGATATCGGAGCAGCCGTTCCCGTAGCCCGCCTGCGCGAGGCAGGCCACCGCTATCTTCCGGAATTGCTCATGACAACTCTGGATCGGCAGGGCCCCCCTCCGGTGCGCAACATGGCAACCCTGGGAGGGGCCATCTCGCTTCCCGAGGGAATCCTGCCCGTCTCCCTGGTCCTGCAACTGCTGGACGCCCGGGTGGAACTTCGTCGTGCCGGCTCCTCCCGGTGGAGCGCAATCAATGCGATGCACCGGATCCCCGGCGAAATACTCACACGAATACGCATTCCCCTGAAACACCGTACCCACTGGATGCTCCACCAGTTCGGCAACGCCTATCCCCTGACCTCACCCTCCATGACCGTGGCTGCCACGGCCAGGGTAGACAAAAACGGCCTTGCAGGACTCCACTGTGGCCTGCTGATCCGGGGAACCCACCTGATCCGGCTCCGCGAGGCCGAGGCAGAACTGGTGGGACGCCAGCTTCCCCTGACCGAACGGGACCAGCGCATCCTTCTGAGCGCTCTCAGGGAACAGGCCTCCTACATCCGGGAGATGGACGACCTGGGACGCTGGCGTGCCATCAGCACCCTGAAGCAGTTCCTCCGGCGCCTGGGGTGA
- a CDS encoding YggT family protein, which translates to MESMIQPIARVASSLLSLYMMVIFIRIIMTWFRGVHYGRAYLFLTSITDPYLDWFRRNTPVRLGMMDFSPVVGILALGFAQNILTEVAHTGTVTMSFLLLVIVSSVWSVVSFFFTIFLILGLIRLAGILAGLDTGGGRFWIVIEQILNPVLQVVVRPFLRGRFTNYRDSLLIYCGVLLAVLVGGRFLLRFILALIGQIPF; encoded by the coding sequence ATGGAAAGCATGATACAGCCCATCGCCCGTGTGGCAAGCAGTCTGTTGTCCCTGTATATGATGGTGATCTTCATTCGCATCATCATGACCTGGTTTCGCGGAGTTCACTACGGACGAGCCTACCTCTTCCTGACCTCCATAACCGACCCCTACCTGGACTGGTTCCGCCGGAACACACCGGTGCGGCTCGGCATGATGGATTTCTCTCCCGTGGTTGGTATTCTGGCCCTGGGGTTCGCCCAGAATATCCTGACCGAAGTAGCCCACACCGGAACGGTTACCATGAGTTTTCTGCTCCTGGTCATCGTCTCCTCGGTCTGGTCGGTAGTCTCCTTCTTTTTTACGATCTTTCTCATTCTGGGGCTGATCCGCCTGGCAGGCATCCTGGCAGGCCTTGATACAGGAGGCGGCCGTTTCTGGATTGTGATCGAACAGATCCTGAACCCGGTCCTGCAGGTCGTGGTGAGGCCCTTTCTCCGGGGCCGCTTCACCAACTACCGCGATTCCCTGCTGATCTATTGCGGAGTCCTTCTGGCAGTTCTCGTGGGGGGCCGGTTCCTTCTCCGGTTCATCCTGGCCCTGATCGGGCAGATCCCCTTCTAG
- the rsmD gene encoding 16S rRNA (guanine(966)-N(2))-methyltransferase RsmD, translating to MRISGGTLRGRTVLCPPGVIRPAMDRMRESLFSILGPLQGLSFLDLFSGSGLVGLEAYSRGAQPVVLVEKDRGKRRVILKNLADLPSPPRLCLEPVERYVARTSTPFDIVYLDPPFSYPYKEDLLLRISRSRLIREETRILIHLPTEEALPDQLGRLERDDRREYGGSSVHFFSPSSPGNADT from the coding sequence ATGAGAATCAGCGGAGGAACCCTGCGGGGGCGCACCGTTCTGTGTCCCCCCGGCGTCATTCGTCCCGCCATGGACCGCATGAGGGAATCCCTCTTTTCCATTCTTGGCCCCCTCCAGGGGCTGAGTTTCCTGGACCTCTTTTCCGGCTCGGGGCTGGTGGGGCTCGAGGCCTATTCCCGGGGGGCACAACCAGTGGTACTGGTGGAGAAAGACCGGGGCAAACGGCGAGTCATCCTGAAAAACCTGGCAGACCTTCCCTCACCGCCCCGGCTCTGCCTGGAACCGGTGGAACGCTATGTGGCCCGCACCTCCACACCCTTCGACATCGTCTATCTTGACCCCCCCTTCTCCTATCCCTACAAGGAAGATTTGCTCCTGCGCATCTCCCGATCCAGGCTGATCCGGGAAGAAACCCGCATTTTGATCCATCTGCCCACGGAAGAAGCCCTGCCCGATCAGCTGGGCAGACTGGAACGGGACGATCGCCGGGAATACGGAGGATCATCGGTCCATTTCTTTTCACCTTCCTCCCCCGGAAACGCTGACACGTAG
- the dnaE gene encoding DNA polymerase III subunit alpha, translating into MSGFVHLHNHSDFSLLKGASSIPGMVAQARALDMQALAITDDGNLFGALSFYQECRRAGIKPLIGCDFYVAPSSRHRKTGLDGANRNGRIVLLARDQEGYSNLRHLSSIGYLEGFYYRPRIDHEVMERHSAGLIALTGSLGGEIPRLLLGNRPDEAEKLLEWYCTIYGKENVYLELTDNKIPEQKVLTRMLAQLSEKLDLPLVAANDTHYLTREDANAQDILLCIGSNRKKAETNRFSFSTQEFYLKSAPEMSELFRDYPQAITNTLAIAERCNLEIELPGPRFPSYDIPPEFSSRDDYLRHITWEGVHQRYPAITDEIRQRADYELETIISMGFTGYFLIVWDFIAYARNNAIPVGPGRGSGAGSIVAYALRITDVDPLKYNLLFERFLNPERVSMPDFDIDFCFERRGEVIDYVTRKYGREKVGQIITFGTLKTKSVIRDVARVLGLPYDEADGIAKLVPQDLKMTLAKALDQEPELAALPERGPVYAELLDTSRRLEGLHRHASTHAAGIVIGEKDLVEYVPLYRDPRTGSISTQFTMDQLEECGLVKMDFLGLKTLTLIKNTEALARLRHPDFSVETIPEDDQATFALLGKGLSKAVFQFESSGMQDILRRARPNRIEDLIALNALYRPGPMQYIDQFVDSKNGRTPISYPLPILEKVLKETYGVIVYQEQVMEIAQLVGGFSLGKADILRRAMGKKKESEMALMEKEFLQGAQEKGYTREQGSLIFELLKPFAGYGFNKSHAAAYSLLAYQTAYLKANFPVEFLAANLTNEINDTDKFADYLQEARTLGIVVRPPDVNTSEKYFGVLQDQVVFGLVGIKNVGSGAVDAILAARAEGGAFQSFLDFLERIDTRTVNRKVIETLIKAGAFDDLGHNRPTLLHNLDTFLEAASHTRENRLAGQVSLFDDTGETGEDRLLIEEQPPWSAAERLEYERELLGFYFSGHPLDDYRERWKETTGVHLGRLKSATLGEKLQITGFLRELRVVVTRKGSRMAMGVLEDYNGEVEVVVFPDVYAEMADELAPRRVVGCRGSLERRKDSVQLVLESLIPLEDLEERDASTVHLRLLPENLTEEALYNLRGDLQDLGGNSEILLHLGPPESESVVRVNTQLRVSSRKDVLDQLAQHPLVREVWKA; encoded by the coding sequence GTGTCAGGCTTTGTACATCTCCACAACCACTCCGACTTTTCGCTCCTCAAGGGTGCATCGAGCATTCCCGGCATGGTGGCCCAGGCCAGGGCGCTGGATATGCAGGCCCTGGCCATCACCGATGACGGCAATCTCTTTGGAGCGCTCTCGTTTTACCAGGAATGCCGCAGAGCCGGAATAAAACCCCTTATCGGGTGCGATTTCTATGTCGCCCCCAGCTCGCGACACCGCAAGACCGGCCTGGACGGGGCAAACCGGAACGGCCGCATCGTCCTGCTGGCCCGGGACCAGGAAGGCTACAGCAACCTGCGTCACCTCTCGTCCATCGGCTACCTGGAAGGGTTCTACTATCGGCCCCGGATCGATCACGAGGTGATGGAACGCCACAGCGCGGGGCTGATCGCCCTCACGGGCTCTCTGGGCGGCGAAATCCCGCGCCTTCTCCTGGGCAACCGCCCCGATGAGGCAGAGAAGCTCCTGGAGTGGTACTGCACCATCTACGGGAAAGAAAACGTCTATCTGGAGCTCACAGACAACAAGATACCGGAACAGAAGGTCCTCACCCGGATGCTGGCGCAGCTTTCGGAAAAGCTCGACCTCCCCCTGGTGGCGGCCAACGACACCCATTACCTCACCAGAGAGGATGCCAACGCCCAGGACATCCTCCTGTGCATCGGCAGCAACCGGAAAAAGGCCGAAACAAACCGTTTCAGCTTCTCCACCCAGGAGTTCTATCTGAAATCGGCCCCTGAAATGAGTGAGCTCTTCCGGGACTACCCCCAGGCAATCACCAACACCCTGGCGATCGCCGAACGGTGCAACCTGGAGATAGAGCTTCCGGGACCGCGGTTCCCCTCCTATGACATTCCCCCGGAGTTCTCCTCCCGCGATGATTACCTGCGACACATCACCTGGGAGGGAGTCCACCAGCGCTACCCCGCCATAACCGACGAAATCCGCCAGCGAGCCGACTACGAGCTGGAAACGATCATCTCCATGGGCTTCACGGGTTATTTCCTCATTGTCTGGGACTTCATCGCCTATGCCCGAAACAACGCTATTCCCGTGGGCCCCGGCCGAGGTTCAGGAGCAGGCTCCATCGTGGCCTACGCCCTGCGGATCACCGACGTGGACCCCCTGAAGTACAACCTGCTCTTTGAGCGATTCCTCAACCCCGAACGGGTCTCCATGCCCGACTTCGATATCGACTTCTGCTTCGAGCGGCGTGGCGAGGTGATTGACTACGTTACCCGCAAGTACGGCCGCGAAAAAGTGGGCCAAATCATCACCTTCGGGACACTGAAAACCAAATCGGTAATCCGCGATGTGGCCCGCGTCCTGGGCCTCCCCTACGACGAAGCCGACGGAATAGCAAAACTGGTTCCCCAGGATCTGAAAATGACCCTGGCAAAGGCCCTGGACCAGGAACCTGAACTGGCAGCGCTACCGGAACGCGGCCCCGTCTACGCCGAACTACTCGACACCAGCAGACGTCTCGAGGGGTTGCACCGCCACGCCTCCACCCACGCAGCAGGAATCGTGATCGGCGAAAAAGATCTGGTGGAGTACGTCCCTCTCTACCGGGACCCCCGGACAGGCTCGATCTCCACGCAATTCACCATGGATCAGCTGGAAGAGTGCGGCCTGGTAAAGATGGACTTCCTGGGCCTCAAGACCCTCACCCTGATCAAGAACACCGAGGCCCTGGCCAGGTTGCGCCACCCCGACTTCTCCGTGGAGACGATCCCCGAAGACGACCAGGCAACCTTTGCCCTCCTGGGAAAGGGCCTCAGCAAAGCGGTCTTCCAGTTTGAAAGCTCGGGAATGCAGGACATCCTGCGCCGGGCCCGGCCAAACCGGATCGAGGACCTGATTGCCCTGAACGCCCTCTATCGGCCGGGCCCCATGCAGTACATCGATCAGTTTGTGGATTCCAAAAACGGTCGAACCCCCATCTCCTATCCCCTGCCGATCCTGGAGAAAGTCCTCAAGGAGACCTACGGGGTTATCGTGTATCAGGAGCAGGTCATGGAGATCGCCCAGCTTGTAGGCGGTTTCAGCCTGGGAAAAGCCGACATCCTCCGACGCGCCATGGGAAAGAAAAAAGAGTCCGAAATGGCTCTTATGGAGAAGGAATTTCTCCAGGGCGCCCAGGAAAAGGGCTACACCCGCGAGCAGGGATCACTCATCTTTGAACTTCTGAAACCCTTCGCCGGCTACGGCTTCAACAAGTCCCACGCAGCGGCCTACTCCCTTCTGGCCTACCAGACAGCCTACCTGAAGGCAAACTTCCCTGTGGAGTTTCTCGCGGCCAACCTGACCAACGAGATCAACGACACCGACAAGTTCGCCGATTACCTCCAGGAGGCCCGAACTCTGGGGATCGTGGTCCGCCCACCCGACGTCAACACCAGCGAGAAATACTTCGGCGTTCTCCAGGACCAGGTAGTCTTCGGTCTGGTGGGTATAAAGAACGTGGGCTCCGGCGCCGTTGATGCCATCCTGGCCGCCCGCGCCGAGGGGGGAGCCTTTCAGAGTTTCCTGGATTTTCTGGAGCGCATCGATACCCGCACGGTAAACCGGAAGGTAATCGAAACCCTGATAAAAGCCGGTGCCTTCGATGATTTGGGCCACAACCGCCCCACCCTGCTCCATAACCTCGATACCTTCCTGGAAGCCGCCTCCCACACCCGGGAAAACCGCCTGGCCGGACAGGTTTCCCTCTTCGACGACACCGGCGAGACCGGCGAAGACCGTCTGCTGATCGAGGAACAGCCCCCCTGGAGCGCAGCAGAACGCCTGGAATACGAACGGGAGCTTCTGGGATTTTACTTCTCGGGGCACCCCCTGGATGACTACCGGGAACGGTGGAAAGAAACCACGGGGGTACACCTGGGAAGGCTCAAATCGGCTACCCTGGGGGAGAAGCTTCAGATCACGGGATTTCTCCGGGAACTGCGCGTTGTAGTGACCCGCAAGGGATCCCGTATGGCCATGGGCGTCCTGGAAGACTACAATGGCGAGGTTGAGGTGGTGGTCTTCCCCGATGTCTACGCCGAGATGGCCGATGAACTGGCACCCCGCCGGGTTGTGGGATGCCGGGGCAGCCTGGAGCGGCGCAAGGATTCGGTCCAGCTCGTTCTGGAATCGTTGATCCCCCTGGAGGACCTGGAAGAGCGTGATGCCTCAACGGTGCATCTTCGGCTTCTTCCGGAGAATCTCACCGAAGAAGCGTTGTATAATCTGCGGGGCGATCTGCAGGACCTGGGAGGAAACTCCGAGATCCTGCTCCATCTGGGCCCCCCTGAATCGGAATCGGTGGTCCGGGTAAACACCCAGTTGCGCGTATCCTCGCGCAAAGATGTTCTGGACCAACTGGCACAACACCCCCTGGTAAGAGAGGTATGGAAAGCATGA
- a CDS encoding ATP phosphoribosyltransferase regulatory subunit: protein MSEWSNRRGRHHSLGLPTGTETLQLQEAARHRRITRILEDQFELWGYTPAETPLVDYFDVYQPLLTPEGVRSTYRAMDRQGEILSVRADTTLFLAKQLGLHLSAEELPVRVWYNDQIVRAEEEHDIASNDYQQAGLELVGAPGIEADAEVLLILQDSLKALSLETAAIHLGHHRILEALTPEGITPAALRSLVRRRRPLPAEWGLSADLQELLLFIGCRKSFSRKLQEWTLPGDVRSAAEELLALTDLLPQDASPQENHPRIRIDISELASHDYYSGIAFSAYHPESTAAIARGGRYDHLLGHFGYDAPSVGFSVFTRKLPPRSLREEHRPSPSAPGQTFAERAARAQEAHERGERMHL, encoded by the coding sequence ATGAGTGAGTGGAGCAACCGACGCGGGCGTCACCATTCCCTGGGCCTCCCCACAGGAACGGAGACGCTGCAGCTGCAAGAGGCGGCGCGACACCGCCGCATTACCCGGATTCTGGAAGATCAGTTCGAGCTCTGGGGCTACACCCCGGCCGAGACACCTCTGGTGGACTATTTCGATGTCTACCAGCCCCTGCTCACCCCCGAAGGAGTTCGTAGCACCTACCGTGCCATGGACCGTCAGGGGGAGATCCTCTCGGTACGAGCCGACACAACCCTCTTTCTGGCAAAACAACTGGGACTTCATCTCTCGGCCGAGGAACTACCCGTGCGGGTCTGGTATAACGACCAGATCGTGCGCGCCGAGGAAGAACACGATATCGCCAGCAACGACTATCAGCAGGCCGGGCTGGAACTGGTGGGCGCCCCGGGGATCGAGGCCGACGCCGAGGTTCTGCTGATCCTCCAGGATTCGCTCAAGGCCCTTTCCCTGGAAACCGCCGCGATCCACCTGGGCCACCACAGAATACTGGAAGCCCTGACTCCCGAAGGAATCACTCCGGCAGCCCTGCGAAGTCTGGTGCGGCGGCGACGGCCCCTGCCCGCAGAGTGGGGACTTTCAGCTGATCTGCAGGAGCTTCTGCTCTTTATCGGCTGCCGGAAAAGCTTTTCCAGAAAACTCCAGGAATGGACCCTTCCCGGAGATGTTCGTTCTGCTGCCGAGGAACTTCTGGCCCTGACCGATCTGCTCCCGCAGGATGCGTCTCCCCAGGAAAACCACCCCCGGATCAGGATAGACATCAGTGAGCTGGCCTCACACGACTACTACAGCGGCATCGCCTTCAGCGCCTACCACCCGGAAAGCACCGCCGCCATCGCCCGGGGCGGCCGCTACGACCACCTCCTGGGGCACTTCGGATACGATGCCCCTTCGGTGGGATTCTCTGTGTTCACCCGCAAGCTTCCTCCCCGATCCCTTCGGGAGGAACACCGTCCGTCACCGTCCGCCCCGGGACAAACCTTCGCAGAACGCGCCGCCCGGGCTCAGGAAGCCCACGAACGGGGAGAAAGGATGCACCTATGA
- the recG gene encoding ATP-dependent DNA helicase RecG has protein sequence MYSLPLGDSLRSRSVTTLPGIGRARAERLQRLGIATLEDLLLHLPRSYQDRSRFSPLTEALRQGEGLVCTRVLSHEYFPFRRERVLKIIVHDETSAAALVCFGRAFLARLAPVGSEVRIWGQFSLRRGEIQSSAFEIEPHDPQRPLAGIIPVYPLTEGISQTVLRNALKSAWALAAPHLGDDLPDRLRARAGGLTCAEALRAVHWPQTLPQARQSRHRLIFGELFLFQKELALETLARRRARRVRRQSPGKSLVETVLKNLPYQLTPDQARVLGEIRDDLRHPWPMARLLQGDVGCGKTLVALLAACAALEQGRQAALMVPTELLARQHLRNARELLAPAGLTVRLVLGGLPKAEKEALADDLSQGRVDLAVGTHALLSETYSYPALGLVIIDEQHRFGVRQRELLTRRGENPDVLMMSATPIPRSLALTAFGDMEISTIHHLPPGRSPVTTHLARIGNEERVYRFLRRHLDEGHQAYLVYPAIEEGESGTLRSATAMEERLTRELAPHRVGLVHSRLSEEDRSTRMDLFASGELAALVATSVVEVGVDVPNATVMVIEQAERFGLASLHQLRGRVGRGPARSYCILVYQEPLTEEARQRLKVLYKTTDGFVIAEEDLRIRGPGDLPGESRGLHQSGFLAFRLADIRQDMTIMTQARQAVREDLAVQGDLAVRENLTIQGDLAQNLPGETKQNHKEIP, from the coding sequence GTGTATTCGCTCCCCCTGGGAGACTCCCTGCGGAGCCGATCCGTTACGACCCTCCCGGGAATCGGCCGCGCCCGGGCAGAGCGGCTGCAACGGCTGGGAATCGCTACCCTGGAGGACCTGCTTCTTCATCTTCCCAGGTCCTATCAGGACCGATCCCGCTTCAGCCCCCTCACGGAGGCTCTCCGCCAGGGGGAGGGGCTTGTCTGCACCCGGGTTCTCAGCCACGAGTACTTCCCCTTCCGCCGCGAGCGGGTGCTGAAGATTATCGTTCACGATGAGACCAGCGCCGCAGCCCTGGTCTGTTTCGGCCGTGCCTTTCTGGCCCGGCTGGCTCCGGTGGGGTCCGAGGTCCGGATCTGGGGCCAGTTCTCATTGCGGCGGGGAGAGATCCAGAGCAGCGCCTTCGAGATCGAACCCCACGATCCCCAACGTCCCCTGGCGGGGATCATTCCCGTCTACCCCCTCACGGAGGGAATCTCCCAGACAGTGCTGCGAAACGCCCTGAAATCGGCGTGGGCGCTGGCCGCTCCCCACCTGGGGGATGATCTGCCCGACCGTCTCCGCGCCCGGGCGGGAGGACTCACCTGTGCCGAGGCACTCCGGGCGGTTCACTGGCCACAAACACTCCCACAGGCCCGGCAGAGCCGACACCGCCTGATCTTCGGAGAACTCTTTCTCTTTCAGAAAGAGCTCGCCCTGGAAACGCTGGCCCGACGTCGGGCCCGCCGGGTTCGCCGTCAATCTCCCGGAAAATCCCTCGTGGAAACCGTTCTGAAGAACCTGCCCTACCAGCTCACGCCCGATCAGGCCCGGGTTCTGGGGGAGATCCGGGACGATCTGCGCCATCCCTGGCCCATGGCCCGCCTTCTGCAAGGAGACGTGGGGTGCGGAAAGACCCTGGTTGCGCTCCTGGCTGCCTGTGCCGCCCTGGAACAGGGACGCCAGGCAGCACTTATGGTTCCCACGGAGCTTTTGGCACGGCAGCACCTCAGAAACGCCCGGGAACTCCTGGCCCCGGCGGGACTCACGGTCCGGCTGGTCCTGGGAGGGCTTCCCAAAGCCGAAAAAGAAGCCCTGGCCGATGATCTGAGCCAGGGCCGGGTCGACCTGGCCGTGGGAACCCACGCGCTGTTGAGCGAAACCTACAGCTACCCCGCCCTGGGACTGGTCATCATCGATGAGCAGCACCGTTTCGGCGTGCGTCAGCGGGAACTCCTGACACGGCGGGGAGAAAACCCTGACGTACTCATGATGAGCGCCACCCCCATTCCACGGTCTCTGGCACTTACCGCCTTCGGCGATATGGAGATCAGCACGATCCACCATCTTCCTCCGGGAAGAAGTCCTGTGACGACCCATCTGGCGCGGATCGGCAACGAGGAGCGGGTTTACCGCTTCCTGAGGCGCCACCTCGACGAAGGACACCAGGCCTACCTGGTCTATCCCGCCATCGAAGAGGGCGAATCGGGAACGCTGCGGAGCGCCACGGCCATGGAAGAACGCCTGACCCGGGAGCTGGCGCCTCACCGGGTGGGTCTGGTACACTCCAGGCTCAGCGAGGAAGATCGCAGCACCCGGATGGATCTCTTCGCCTCGGGAGAACTCGCAGCCCTGGTGGCTACCAGCGTGGTCGAGGTGGGAGTGGATGTCCCCAACGCCACGGTGATGGTGATCGAGCAGGCCGAGCGCTTTGGCCTGGCCTCACTGCACCAGCTCCGGGGCCGCGTGGGTCGGGGACCGGCCCGGTCCTACTGCATCCTGGTCTATCAGGAGCCCCTCACGGAAGAGGCCCGGCAACGCCTGAAGGTGCTCTACAAGACCACCGACGGCTTTGTTATCGCCGAGGAAGACCTGCGAATCCGGGGCCCCGGAGATCTGCCCGGCGAATCCAGGGGGCTTCACCAATCGGGGTTTCTGGCCTTTCGTCTGGCTGACATCAGGCAGGACATGACGATCATGACCCAGGCGCGCCAGGCTGTCCGGGAAGACCTGGCTGTCCAGGGAGATCTGGCTGTCCGGGAAAACCTGACTATCCAGGGAGATCTGGCGCAGAATCTTCCGGGCGAAACGAAGCAAAACCACAAGGAGATCCCATGA